From a region of the Streptomyces tirandamycinicus genome:
- a CDS encoding polyprenyl synthetase family protein, with protein sequence MSGTRGENVPTAPSANPAVDTAAVTALLERGRTMSTPVLRAAVDRLAPPMDTVAAYHFGWIDAHGRPADGDGGKAVRPALALLSAEAAGAAPEVGIPGAVAVELVHNFSLLHDDLMDGDEQRRHRDTVWKVHGPAQAILVGDALFALANEILLELGTVEAGRATRRLTTATRKLIDGQAQDISYEHRERVTVEECLEMEGNKTGALLACAVSIGAVLGGADDRTADTLEAYGYHLGLAFQAVDDLLGIWGDPEATGKQTWSDLRQRKKSLPVVAALAAGGPASRRLGELLAADAKADTDERPGAAGGVDAFSEEEFATRAALIEEAGGRDWTSQEARRQHAVAVAALDRVDMPEHVRAQLVALADFVVVRKR encoded by the coding sequence ATGTCCGGAACCAGAGGAGAGAACGTGCCGACTGCGCCTTCGGCGAACCCGGCTGTCGACACCGCGGCCGTCACCGCGCTGCTGGAGCGCGGGCGGACGATGTCCACCCCGGTGCTGCGCGCCGCCGTGGACCGGCTCGCGCCCCCCATGGACACCGTCGCCGCCTACCACTTCGGCTGGATCGACGCCCACGGCCGCCCCGCGGACGGCGACGGCGGCAAGGCCGTACGCCCCGCGCTGGCGCTGCTGTCCGCCGAGGCCGCCGGCGCGGCGCCCGAGGTCGGCATCCCCGGTGCCGTCGCCGTCGAGCTGGTGCACAACTTCTCGCTGCTCCACGACGACCTGATGGACGGTGACGAGCAGCGCCGCCACCGCGACACGGTGTGGAAGGTGCACGGCCCGGCCCAGGCCATCCTGGTCGGCGACGCGCTCTTCGCGCTCGCCAACGAGATCCTGCTGGAACTCGGCACCGTGGAGGCCGGCCGCGCCACCCGCAGGCTGACCACGGCCACCCGCAAGCTCATCGACGGCCAGGCCCAGGACATCTCCTACGAGCACCGCGAGCGGGTCACCGTCGAGGAGTGCCTGGAGATGGAGGGCAACAAGACGGGCGCCCTGCTCGCCTGCGCCGTCTCCATCGGCGCGGTGCTCGGCGGCGCCGACGACCGCACCGCCGACACCCTGGAGGCGTACGGCTACCACCTCGGGCTCGCCTTCCAGGCCGTCGACGACCTGCTCGGCATCTGGGGCGACCCGGAGGCCACCGGCAAGCAGACCTGGAGCGATCTGCGCCAGCGCAAGAAGTCCCTGCCCGTCGTCGCCGCGCTCGCCGCGGGCGGGCCGGCGTCGCGGCGGCTCGGCGAACTGCTCGCCGCCGACGCCAAGGCGGATACCGACGAGCGGCCCGGGGCCGCGGGCGGCGTCGACGCCTTCTCCGAGGAGGAGTTCGCCACCCGGGCGGCCCTCATCGAGGAGGCGGGCGGCCGCGACTGGACGTCGCAGGAGGCCCGCAGGCAGCACGCCGTCGCCGTGGCGGCGCTGGACCGGGTGGACATGCCCGAGCACGTCAGGGCCCAGCTCGTCGCGCTCGCCGACTTCGTCGTCGTACGCAAGAGATGA
- the shc gene encoding squalene--hopene cyclase, which yields MTATTDGSGGAPALRSPSASDHTTDHRPAPGDSAGLCTTALLTAQRSVEHLLGRQAPQGWWKADLETNVTMDAEDLLLRQFLGVHDEKTTAAAAVFIRGEQREDGTWATFYGGPGELSTTIEAYVALRLAGDRPDDPHMERAAAWIRARGGIAASRVFTRIWLALFGWWKWEDLPELPPELIYLPSWFPLNIYDFGCWARQTIVPLTVVSATRPVRPAPFALDELHTDRHRPNPPRPLAPAGSWDGVFQRLDRLLHGYRAVALRPLRRAAMNRAARWIIERQENDGCWGGIQPPAVYSLIALHLLGYDLDHPVMRAGLESLDRFAVWREGTAGPGDRREGPARMVEACQSPVWDTCLTVVALSDAGVPADHPALVRAADWMLGEQITRPGDWAVRRPRLAPGGWAFEFHNDNYPDIDDTAEVVLALRRVKHPDPARVEEAVARAGNWTLGMQSKCGAWGAFDADNTGTFPNRLPFCDFGEVVDPPSADVTAHVVEMLAQEGRAHHPRTRRGVDWLLREQEPHGAWFGRWGVNHLYGTGAVVPALTAAGVPVSHPAIRRAVGWLESVQNDDGGWGEDLRSYREESWIGRGVSTPSQTGWALLALLAAGERDGSAVERGIAFLAATQREDGSWDERYFTGTGFPWDFSINYHIYRQVFPLMALGRYVHGQPPAGRNGD from the coding sequence ATGACAGCGACGACCGACGGAAGCGGCGGGGCCCCCGCGCTCCGCTCGCCCTCGGCCAGCGACCACACCACCGATCACCGTCCGGCCCCGGGGGACTCCGCGGGCCTGTGCACCACCGCCCTGCTGACGGCGCAGCGCTCCGTCGAGCACCTGCTCGGCAGGCAGGCCCCGCAGGGCTGGTGGAAGGCCGACCTCGAGACCAATGTCACCATGGACGCCGAGGACCTGCTGCTCCGTCAGTTCCTCGGCGTCCACGACGAGAAGACGACCGCGGCCGCGGCCGTCTTCATCCGCGGCGAGCAGCGCGAGGACGGCACCTGGGCCACCTTCTACGGCGGCCCCGGCGAACTCTCCACCACCATCGAGGCGTACGTCGCCCTCCGCCTCGCCGGCGACCGGCCGGACGACCCCCACATGGAACGCGCCGCCGCATGGATCCGGGCGCGGGGCGGCATCGCCGCGAGCCGTGTCTTCACCCGCATCTGGCTGGCGCTCTTCGGCTGGTGGAAGTGGGAGGACCTGCCCGAGCTGCCGCCCGAGCTCATCTACCTCCCCTCCTGGTTCCCGCTCAACATCTACGACTTCGGCTGCTGGGCCCGCCAGACCATCGTGCCGCTCACCGTCGTCTCCGCCACGCGGCCCGTACGCCCCGCGCCGTTCGCGCTCGACGAACTGCACACGGACCGCCACCGCCCCAACCCGCCCCGGCCGCTCGCTCCCGCGGGCAGCTGGGACGGGGTGTTCCAGCGCCTCGACCGGCTGCTGCACGGCTACCGCGCGGTGGCCCTGCGCCCGCTGCGCCGCGCGGCGATGAACAGGGCCGCCCGCTGGATCATCGAGCGGCAGGAGAACGACGGCTGCTGGGGCGGCATCCAGCCGCCCGCCGTCTACTCGCTGATCGCCCTCCATCTGCTCGGCTACGACCTCGACCACCCGGTGATGCGGGCCGGACTGGAGTCGCTGGACCGCTTCGCCGTGTGGCGTGAGGGGACCGCCGGGCCGGGTGACCGGCGGGAGGGCCCGGCCAGGATGGTCGAGGCCTGCCAGTCGCCCGTGTGGGACACCTGCCTCACCGTCGTCGCGCTCTCCGACGCCGGGGTGCCCGCGGACCACCCGGCTCTGGTCCGGGCCGCCGACTGGATGCTCGGCGAGCAGATCACCCGGCCCGGCGACTGGGCCGTGCGCAGGCCGCGTCTCGCCCCGGGCGGCTGGGCGTTCGAGTTCCACAACGACAACTACCCCGACATCGACGACACGGCCGAGGTCGTCCTGGCCCTGCGCCGGGTGAAGCACCCGGACCCGGCCCGGGTCGAGGAGGCCGTCGCCCGGGCCGGCAACTGGACGCTGGGGATGCAGTCGAAGTGCGGAGCCTGGGGCGCCTTCGACGCCGACAACACCGGCACCTTCCCCAACCGGCTGCCGTTCTGCGACTTCGGTGAGGTCGTCGACCCCCCGTCCGCGGACGTCACCGCGCACGTCGTGGAGATGCTGGCCCAGGAGGGCCGGGCCCACCACCCGCGGACCCGCCGCGGGGTCGACTGGCTGCTGCGCGAACAGGAGCCGCACGGCGCCTGGTTCGGCCGGTGGGGCGTCAACCACCTCTACGGCACGGGCGCGGTCGTCCCCGCGCTCACCGCGGCCGGGGTGCCGGTCTCGCACCCCGCGATCCGGCGGGCGGTCGGCTGGCTGGAGTCCGTCCAGAACGACGACGGGGGCTGGGGCGAGGATCTGCGCTCGTACCGCGAGGAGTCGTGGATCGGCCGCGGTGTCTCCACCCCCTCGCAGACCGGCTGGGCCCTGCTGGCCCTGCTGGCCGCGGGGGAGCGGGACGGCAGCGCGGTCGAGCGGGGCATCGCGTTCCTCGCCGCCACCCAGCGCGAGGACGGCTCCTGGGACGAGCGGTACTTCACCGGCACCGGCTTCCCCTGGGACTTCTCCATCAACTACCACATCTACCGGCAGGTGTTCCCGCTGATGGCCCTCGGCCGGTACGTGCACGGACAGCCGCCCGCCGGCCGGAACGGTGACTGA
- the hpnH gene encoding adenosyl-hopene transferase HpnH has protein sequence MAMPLRQTIRVGTYLFEQKLRRREKFPLIVELEPLFACNLKCEGCGKIQHPAGVLKQRMPVAQAVGAVLESGAPMVSIAGGEPLMHPQIDEIVAQLVARKKYVFLCTNALLLRKKMDQFTPSRYFAFAVHIDGLRERHDESVAKEGVFDEAVAAIKEAKEHGFRVTTNSTFFNTDTPQTVIEVLNYLNDDLKVDEMMISPAYAYEKAPDQEHFLGVEQTRELFRKAFAGGNRRRWRLNHSPLFLDFLEGKVDFPCTAWAIPNYSLFGWQRPCYLMSDGYVPTYKELVEETDWSKYGRGRDPRCANCMAHCGYEPTAVLATMGSLKESLRAARESVSGSGR, from the coding sequence ATGGCCATGCCGCTCCGCCAGACCATCAGAGTCGGAACCTATCTCTTCGAACAGAAGCTCCGCAGGCGCGAGAAGTTCCCGCTGATCGTGGAGCTGGAGCCGTTGTTCGCCTGCAATCTGAAGTGCGAGGGCTGCGGCAAGATCCAGCACCCGGCCGGGGTCCTGAAGCAGCGCATGCCGGTCGCCCAGGCCGTGGGCGCCGTTCTGGAGTCCGGTGCCCCGATGGTGTCGATCGCGGGCGGCGAACCTCTGATGCACCCTCAGATCGACGAGATCGTCGCACAGTTGGTGGCCCGGAAGAAGTACGTGTTCCTCTGCACCAACGCCCTGCTGCTGCGCAAGAAGATGGACCAGTTCACCCCTTCGCGCTACTTCGCCTTCGCCGTCCACATCGACGGGCTGCGCGAGCGCCACGACGAGTCGGTGGCCAAGGAAGGCGTCTTCGACGAGGCGGTGGCGGCGATCAAGGAGGCCAAGGAGCACGGCTTCCGGGTGACCACCAACTCCACGTTCTTCAACACCGACACTCCGCAGACGGTCATCGAGGTGCTGAACTACCTCAACGACGACCTCAAGGTCGACGAGATGATGATCTCCCCCGCGTACGCCTACGAGAAGGCACCCGACCAGGAGCACTTCCTCGGCGTCGAGCAGACCCGCGAGCTGTTCCGGAAGGCGTTCGCCGGCGGCAACCGGCGGCGCTGGCGGCTCAACCACTCACCGCTCTTCCTGGACTTCCTCGAAGGCAAGGTCGACTTCCCCTGCACGGCCTGGGCGATCCCGAACTACTCGCTCTTCGGCTGGCAGCGCCCCTGCTATCTGATGAGCGACGGCTACGTCCCCACCTACAAGGAGCTCGTCGAGGAGACCGACTGGAGCAAGTACGGCCGCGGCAGGGACCCGCGCTGCGCGAACTGCATGGCGCACTGCGGGTACGAACCGACCGCCGTCCTCGCCACCATGGGCTCCCTGAAGGAGTCGCTGCGCGCCGCTCGGGAATCCGTGTCGGGGAGCGGGAGGTGA
- a CDS encoding aspartate aminotransferase family protein — protein MSDGFDLAKLLEERAGERYELHARHLNHQLPRMLRTIGFDRVYERAEGAYFWDDEGGDYLDMLSGFGVMGLGRHHPVVRKALHDVIDASLADLTRFDCPPLPGLLAEKLLAHSPHLDRVFFCNSGTEAVETALKFARYATGRPRILYCGHAFHGLTAGSLSVNGEAGFRDGFTPLLPDTAVELGDLAALERELARGDVAGFVVEPIQGKGVHEAPPGFLPAAQQLLHRHGALLIADEVQTGLGRTGDFYAYQHEDGVEPDLVCVAKALSGGYVPVGATLGKEWIFRKVYSSMDRVLVHSASFGSNAQAMAAGLAVLSVIEDEQVVANARATGDLLRTRLAALVDRYELLHEVRGRGLMIGIEFGRPSSLKLRGRWTMLQAARRGLFAQMVVVPLLQRHRILTQVSGDRLEVIKLIPPLIIGEREVDRFVAAFTAVMDDAHDGSALMWDFGKTLVKQAIAGR, from the coding sequence ATGAGCGACGGGTTCGACCTCGCGAAGCTGCTCGAGGAGCGCGCCGGTGAGCGGTACGAGCTGCACGCCCGGCACCTCAACCACCAACTGCCGCGGATGCTCCGGACGATCGGCTTCGACCGGGTGTACGAGCGGGCGGAGGGCGCCTACTTCTGGGACGACGAGGGCGGCGACTACCTCGACATGCTCTCCGGGTTCGGCGTCATGGGCCTCGGCCGGCACCACCCGGTCGTCCGCAAGGCGCTCCACGACGTCATCGACGCCTCCCTCGCCGATCTGACCCGCTTCGACTGCCCGCCCCTGCCCGGGCTGCTCGCCGAGAAGCTGCTCGCCCACAGCCCCCACCTGGACCGCGTGTTCTTCTGCAACAGCGGCACGGAGGCGGTCGAGACGGCCCTGAAGTTCGCCCGCTACGCGACCGGCCGGCCCAGGATCCTCTACTGCGGCCACGCCTTCCACGGGCTGACGGCCGGGTCGCTGTCGGTCAACGGCGAGGCGGGCTTCCGGGACGGCTTCACCCCGCTTCTCCCGGACACCGCGGTGGAGCTCGGCGATCTGGCTGCGCTGGAACGGGAGTTGGCGCGCGGCGACGTGGCCGGCTTCGTCGTCGAGCCGATCCAGGGAAAGGGCGTGCACGAGGCCCCGCCCGGATTCCTGCCCGCGGCACAGCAACTGCTGCACCGGCACGGGGCGCTGCTGATCGCCGACGAGGTGCAGACCGGCCTCGGCAGAACCGGGGACTTCTACGCCTACCAGCACGAGGACGGGGTGGAGCCCGACCTCGTCTGCGTCGCCAAGGCCCTCTCCGGCGGCTATGTGCCGGTCGGCGCGACCCTCGGCAAGGAGTGGATCTTCCGGAAGGTCTACTCCTCGATGGACCGGGTGCTGGTGCACTCGGCGAGCTTCGGCTCCAACGCCCAGGCGATGGCGGCCGGTCTCGCCGTGCTCTCGGTGATCGAGGACGAGCAGGTCGTCGCGAACGCCAGGGCCACCGGGGACCTGCTGCGGACCAGGCTCGCCGCGCTCGTGGACCGCTACGAGCTGCTCCACGAGGTCCGCGGTCGCGGACTGATGATCGGGATCGAGTTCGGCAGACCGTCCTCGCTGAAGCTGCGCGGCCGCTGGACCATGCTGCAGGCGGCCCGCAGGGGTCTGTTCGCCCAGATGGTGGTCGTGCCCCTGCTGCAACGCCACCGCATCCTCACGCAGGTCTCGGGCGACCGGCTGGAAGTGATCAAGCTGATTCCGCCGCTGATCATCGGGGAGCGGGAGGTCGACCGGTTCGTCGCGGCCTTCACCGCCGTCATGGACGACGCGCACGACGGCAGCGCGCTGATGTGGGACTTCGGGAAGACACTCGTGAAGCAGGCGATCGCCGGCCGCTGA
- a CDS encoding tyrosine-protein phosphatase, producing MTQQLPQTPSAEPELSGVRNFRDVGGLPTVDGRHIRYGRLFRSGHLAHATDTDAAFLSSLGLHTIFDFRNSADQRLEGPDVELSGVRNVNIPLSDPADGAEFWRMVRDGNLDQLKSILADGQAAGRMIASYRTLIRERTAEHSRVLHALADDSTPALMHCAAGKDRAGLSIAVSLLAVGVERDAIEADYLKSNDPHRRYRVRRSDSSPTGMSPEVMELLNPLFDARAEYLAAAFETMEEVWGGTERYLQDGLGLTPATRERLRDRLVDGTV from the coding sequence GTGACGCAGCAGCTGCCCCAGACCCCGTCGGCCGAACCCGAGCTGTCCGGCGTGCGCAACTTCCGGGACGTGGGCGGGCTGCCGACCGTCGACGGACGGCACATTCGGTACGGGCGGCTCTTCCGCAGCGGCCATCTCGCGCACGCGACGGACACCGACGCGGCCTTTCTCTCCTCGCTCGGGCTCCACACGATCTTCGACTTCCGCAATTCCGCCGACCAGAGGCTGGAGGGGCCGGATGTGGAGCTCTCCGGGGTGCGCAACGTCAATATCCCGCTGTCGGACCCGGCCGACGGGGCGGAGTTCTGGCGCATGGTGCGTGACGGGAACCTCGATCAGCTGAAGTCGATCCTCGCCGACGGCCAGGCGGCCGGGCGGATGATCGCCTCCTACCGCACGCTCATCAGGGAGCGCACCGCCGAGCACAGCCGCGTCCTGCACGCACTGGCGGACGACAGCACGCCGGCGCTGATGCACTGTGCGGCGGGCAAGGACCGGGCGGGCCTGTCCATCGCCGTCTCGCTGCTGGCGGTGGGCGTCGAGCGGGACGCCATCGAGGCGGACTACCTCAAGTCGAACGACCCTCACCGGCGCTACCGGGTGCGCCGCAGCGACAGCTCACCGACCGGGATGTCGCCCGAGGTGATGGAGCTGCTGAACCCGTTGTTCGACGCCCGGGCCGAGTACCTGGCCGCGGCGTTCGAGACCATGGAGGAGGTCTGGGGCGGCACCGAGCGCTATCTCCAGGACGGCCTCGGCCTGACGCCCGCGACGCGGGAGCGACTGCGCGACCGTCTGGTCGACGGCACCGTCTGA
- a CDS encoding M23 family metallopeptidase — translation MPGKGKHRRPRTSPFRRGLVAAGTGGAVIAIPFVGAAGANAAGQSAPAGHAAPTVHKAGAPAAPKAVAPQAPQAVTAAGLYTVVPGDHLSKIAAEQRVTGGWQQLYADNRAAVGENPSLIHPGLELSLHGKQAAQDAPKPQAKSERKAGAPAKAGTGTAAQKPTAPAAPADRASRTADRTAAAPAAAPAQAPAAAPAAGSVPSGYFAPVAGGVSTAYKAAGAMWSSGYHTGVDFIAPTGTSVKAVGPGTVVSAGWSGAYGNEVVIRHDDGTYSQYAHLSQLSVSSGESVEGGLQIGLSGSTGNSTGPHLHFEIRTSPGYGSDIDPLAYLRRHGVSI, via the coding sequence ATGCCCGGTAAGGGGAAGCACCGCCGTCCGAGAACCAGCCCGTTCAGGCGCGGACTGGTCGCCGCCGGTACGGGCGGAGCCGTCATCGCGATCCCGTTCGTCGGTGCCGCGGGCGCGAACGCCGCCGGGCAGTCGGCGCCCGCCGGGCACGCCGCCCCGACCGTCCACAAGGCCGGCGCCCCGGCCGCCCCCAAGGCCGTCGCCCCCCAGGCGCCGCAGGCCGTCACGGCGGCCGGGCTCTACACCGTCGTGCCGGGTGACCACCTCTCGAAGATCGCCGCCGAGCAGCGCGTCACCGGCGGCTGGCAGCAGCTCTACGCCGACAACCGGGCCGCCGTCGGCGAGAACCCGTCGCTGATCCACCCGGGCCTGGAGCTGAGCCTGCACGGCAAGCAGGCGGCCCAGGACGCCCCGAAGCCGCAGGCGAAGAGCGAGCGCAAGGCCGGCGCACCCGCGAAGGCCGGTACCGGGACCGCGGCGCAGAAGCCCACCGCACCTGCCGCGCCCGCCGACCGCGCCTCCCGCACGGCCGACCGCACCGCGGCGGCCCCGGCGGCGGCCCCCGCCCAGGCGCCGGCTGCCGCTCCCGCCGCCGGGAGCGTCCCCTCGGGCTACTTCGCCCCGGTGGCCGGCGGCGTCAGCACCGCGTACAAGGCCGCCGGAGCCATGTGGTCCAGCGGCTACCACACCGGTGTCGACTTCATCGCCCCCACCGGCACGTCCGTGAAGGCCGTCGGCCCCGGCACGGTCGTCTCGGCCGGGTGGAGCGGCGCGTACGGCAACGAGGTCGTCATCAGGCACGACGACGGCACCTACTCGCAGTACGCCCACCTCTCCCAGCTGTCCGTCTCCTCCGGTGAGAGCGTCGAGGGCGGCCTGCAGATCGGCCTGTCCGGCTCGACCGGCAACTCCACCGGCCCGCACCTGCACTTCGAGATCCGCACCAGCCCCGGTTACGGATCGGACATCGACCCGCTGGCCTATCTGCGCCGCCACGGGGTCTCGATCTGA
- a CDS encoding SGNH/GDSL hydrolase family protein: MADDSRSRAKEPFGSYAAIGDSFTEGVGDPGPDGRFVGWADRLAVLLDDRLPEHTFRYANLAVRGRLLDQIVAEQVPRARELAPDLVTFCAGGNDIIRPGSDPDAVAERFERAVADLTASVGTVMVTTGFDTRGVPVLRHLRGRIATYTAHVRAIADRYHCPVLDLWSLRSVQDRRAWDADRLHLSPEGHTRVALRAAQVLGLEVPADPDQPWPPLPPRGSLEVRRDDIQWAREHLAPWIGRRLRGESSGDHVVPKRPDLLPL, encoded by the coding sequence GTGGCAGACGATTCGCGTTCAAGAGCAAAGGAACCCTTCGGGTCGTACGCGGCGATCGGTGACAGCTTCACCGAGGGCGTCGGGGACCCCGGACCCGACGGACGGTTCGTCGGATGGGCGGACCGTCTCGCGGTCCTGCTGGACGACCGCCTCCCGGAGCACACCTTCCGCTACGCCAATCTCGCCGTACGCGGCAGACTCCTCGACCAGATCGTGGCGGAGCAGGTGCCCCGTGCCAGGGAACTCGCCCCGGACCTGGTGACGTTCTGCGCCGGCGGCAACGACATCATCCGGCCCGGCAGCGACCCCGACGCCGTCGCGGAACGCTTCGAGCGGGCGGTCGCGGACCTCACCGCCTCCGTGGGCACCGTGATGGTGACGACGGGGTTCGACACCCGCGGGGTGCCGGTGCTCCGCCACCTGCGGGGCAGGATCGCCACGTACACCGCACACGTCCGCGCCATCGCCGACCGCTACCACTGCCCCGTCCTCGACCTCTGGTCGCTCAGGTCGGTGCAGGACCGGCGGGCCTGGGACGCCGACCGGCTGCACCTCTCGCCCGAAGGGCACACCCGCGTGGCGCTGCGCGCCGCGCAGGTGCTCGGACTGGAGGTGCCCGCGGACCCGGACCAGCCGTGGCCTCCGCTGCCGCCGCGCGGCAGCCTGGAAGTCCGCCGGGACGACATCCAGTGGGCCCGCGAGCACCTCGCGCCGTGGATCGGCCGGCGGCTCAGGGGTGAATCGTCCGGCGATCACGTGGTGCCGAAACGCCCCGACCTGCTGCCGCTCTGA
- a CDS encoding STM4011 family radical SAM protein, producing MDLTVLYRGPLASCDYDCPYCPFAKRRDSREQLRADRAALERFAGWAAERQGEDRLSVLFTPWGEGLVRSWYRRALTELSRLPHIRRVAVQTNLSCRTDWLDGADPGKLALWCTYHPGQTPYARFLGKCRDLAARGIRFSVGIVGFEEHLESARRLRADLPAQVYLWVNAAEGRTYSDGEAARWTALDPLFPYSRHPHRSAGLPCRTGESVISVDGDGTVRRCHFVRSELGNLYDGSYRAALRPRACPLAVCDCHIGYVHLESLPLYDVFAGGVLERVPAGYPVSPPGGGSTPGGSGAGGSGGSGGSGGSGGGDAGMAPRPWPDPRP from the coding sequence ATGGATCTGACCGTGCTGTACCGCGGGCCGCTGGCGTCGTGCGACTACGACTGCCCCTACTGCCCGTTCGCCAAGCGGCGGGACAGCCGCGAGCAGCTGCGGGCCGACCGGGCGGCGCTGGAGCGGTTCGCGGGCTGGGCGGCGGAGCGGCAGGGCGAGGACCGGCTGTCGGTGCTGTTCACGCCCTGGGGCGAGGGGCTGGTGCGCTCCTGGTACCGCCGTGCGCTGACCGAGCTGTCCCGGCTTCCGCACATCCGCAGGGTCGCCGTCCAGACCAATCTGAGCTGCCGCACGGACTGGCTGGACGGCGCGGACCCGGGGAAGCTGGCGCTGTGGTGCACGTACCACCCCGGTCAGACGCCGTACGCCCGCTTCCTCGGCAAGTGCCGGGACCTGGCCGCGCGCGGCATCAGGTTCAGCGTCGGGATCGTGGGCTTCGAGGAACACCTGGAGTCCGCCCGGCGGTTGCGGGCCGACCTCCCGGCCCAGGTCTATCTGTGGGTCAACGCGGCGGAGGGGCGTACGTACTCGGACGGGGAGGCCGCCCGGTGGACGGCGCTGGACCCCCTCTTCCCGTACAGCCGGCATCCCCACCGCTCGGCCGGGCTGCCCTGCCGCACGGGCGAGTCGGTCATCTCGGTGGACGGCGACGGCACGGTGCGGCGCTGTCACTTCGTGCGGTCCGAACTGGGCAACCTCTACGACGGCTCCTACCGTGCGGCACTGCGGCCGCGGGCCTGCCCGCTCGCGGTGTGCGACTGCCACATCGGCTACGTCCATCTGGAGTCGCTGCCGCTGTACGACGTGTTCGCCGGAGGGGTCCTGGAGCGGGTCCCGGCCGGGTACCCGGTCTCGCCGCCCGGCGGCGGGAGCACCCCGGGCGGGAGCGGCGCGGGCGGGAGCGGCGGGAGCGGCGGGAGCGGCGGGAGCGGCGGTGGGGACGCGGGCATGGCCCCTCGCCCCTGGCCGGACCCTCGCCCGTAG
- a CDS encoding STM4012 family radical SAM protein, which produces MNRGAQSIRPYRSYVYAYPHKTSYRPLPERPALSELWAGERKDALSLYLHIPFCEVRCGFCNLFTRIGAPGELTTRYLDALERQAVAVREALGDTEPVRFAAAAFGGGTPTFLTAGELERLCDIAERRMGADLREVPLSVETSPATATADRLAVLAGRGTTRVSIGVQSFVDAEARAAVRPQRRADVEAALGRIRDTGVPVLNIDLIYGIDGQTETTWRRSLDAALAWHPEELYLYPLYVRPLTGLGRQAGADADTAWDEQRLRLYRQGRDHLLAHGYQQVSMRMFRRGGAGGTAPRGPDDHACQTDGMIGLGCGARSYTSGLHYSFDYAVDMRRIRAIIDDYTEAADFTRAEVGRRIDGGEARRRHLLQSLLQAQGMEVAGYRERFGSAPAEDFPGELAAFAGRGWLEETGGLLRLTPEGLAHSDALGPELFSPAVRHAMAAYEPK; this is translated from the coding sequence GTGAACCGCGGGGCGCAGAGCATCCGCCCGTACCGGAGCTACGTCTACGCGTACCCGCACAAGACGTCCTACCGTCCGCTGCCGGAGCGGCCCGCGCTGAGCGAACTGTGGGCCGGGGAGCGGAAGGACGCGCTCTCCCTCTACCTTCACATACCGTTCTGCGAGGTCCGCTGCGGCTTCTGCAACCTCTTCACCCGGATCGGCGCTCCCGGCGAGCTGACGACGCGGTATCTCGACGCGCTGGAGCGGCAGGCCGTGGCCGTGCGGGAGGCGCTGGGCGACACGGAACCGGTCCGGTTCGCGGCCGCCGCGTTCGGCGGCGGCACGCCGACCTTCCTCACCGCCGGGGAGCTGGAGCGGCTCTGCGACATCGCCGAGCGGCGGATGGGCGCCGATCTGCGCGAGGTCCCGCTGTCGGTGGAGACGTCCCCGGCCACCGCGACCGCCGACCGCCTCGCGGTGCTCGCCGGGCGCGGTACCACCCGGGTGAGCATCGGCGTCCAGAGCTTCGTGGACGCCGAGGCGAGGGCCGCCGTCCGTCCGCAGCGGCGCGCCGACGTCGAGGCCGCGCTCGGCCGCATCCGGGACACCGGCGTCCCCGTCCTCAACATCGATCTGATCTACGGCATCGACGGGCAGACCGAGACGACCTGGCGGCGATCCCTCGACGCGGCGCTGGCCTGGCACCCCGAGGAGCTGTACCTGTACCCCCTCTATGTGCGGCCGCTGACCGGTCTCGGCCGGCAGGCCGGCGCCGACGCGGACACCGCCTGGGACGAGCAGCGGCTGCGGCTCTACCGGCAGGGCCGTGATCATCTGCTGGCGCACGGATACCAGCAGGTCTCGATGCGGATGTTCCGGCGCGGCGGCGCGGGGGGCACGGCGCCGCGCGGCCCGGACGACCACGCCTGCCAGACCGACGGCATGATCGGCCTCGGCTGCGGGGCACGCTCGTACACCTCGGGGCTGCACTACTCCTTCGACTACGCCGTCGACATGCGCCGGATACGGGCGATCATCGACGACTACACGGAGGCGGCGGACTTCACCCGTGCCGAGGTCGGCCGCCGGATCGACGGCGGTGAGGCGCGCCGCCGGCATCTGCTGCAGTCGCTGCTGCAGGCGCAGGGCATGGAGGTGGCCGGCTACCGGGAGCGTTTCGGCAGCGCACCCGCCGAGGACTTCCCCGGCGAACTGGCCGCGTTCGCCGGGCGGGGCTGGCTGGAGGAGACCGGCGGGCTGCTGCGGCTCACCCCGGAGGGGCTGGCGCACTCGGACGCGCTGGGTCCCGAGCTGTTCTCGCCGGCCGTACGGCACGCGATGGCCGCCTACGAGCCGAAGTGA